The Gemmatimonadota bacterium DH-78 region GCGTGAAGGGATCCAAGGGCGAGCTCTCGCTCGACGTCCACCCCGAGATGAGTGTGGAAGTCGACGACGGCGAGATCCGAGTGCAGCGTCCGTCCGATCTGGGTCGGCACAAGGCGCTCCACGGGCTCACCCGGTCGCTCATCGCCAACATGGTCGAAGGTGTGACCCAGGGGTTCACTCGCACCCTCGAGATCGTGGGTGTCGGGTACAAGGCCGAGGCGAAGGGCAAGTCGGTGACCCTCAACCTCGGATTCTCGCACCCCGTCGAGTTCGAGCCCCCGGAGGGCGTGACGGTGGAGACTCCGAATCAGACCACCGTGGTGATCTCCGGGC contains the following coding sequences:
- the rplF gene encoding 50S ribosomal protein L6, with amino-acid sequence MSRIGKQPIARPKGVDVTLDGQTIRVKGSKGELSLDVHPEMSVEVDDGEIRVQRPSDLGRHKALHGLTRSLIANMVEGVTQGFTRTLEIVGVGYKAEAKGKSVTLNLGFSHPVEFEPPEGVTVETPNQTTVVISGPDKQAVGQVAAVIRGFRPPEPYKGKGVRYQGEQIRRKAGKTAGA